From Streptomyces qinzhouensis, one genomic window encodes:
- a CDS encoding XRE family transcriptional regulator has protein sequence MSNERLRASMAAGGWTCAALGKRAGVDPKSVERWLNLGRTPRRATATLAAEALGEDMFTLWPALRPERTARVVSPELVAFYDQRADVPVSTFTDLFAQAGKQIDILVYAAVFLHEAYPRLNELLRERAADGCTVRIAIGDPESENVQQRGREEQFGHGIETRCSLALMHYRPLRQVPGIEIRTHGTTLYNSLYRADDQLLVNAHVWGVNAYAAPIWHLRRSGAGGTFHTYAQSFDAVWSTATPVPEE, from the coding sequence ATGTCGAACGAACGGTTACGAGCCTCTATGGCGGCCGGAGGGTGGACCTGTGCCGCGCTCGGCAAGCGTGCTGGTGTTGACCCCAAGTCCGTGGAGCGCTGGCTCAATCTGGGGCGCACGCCCCGCCGAGCCACAGCCACGCTCGCCGCTGAGGCATTGGGAGAAGACATGTTCACGCTCTGGCCCGCACTCCGCCCGGAACGTACCGCCCGGGTAGTCAGCCCGGAATTGGTCGCCTTCTACGATCAACGCGCCGATGTCCCCGTGTCCACCTTCACCGACCTTTTCGCACAGGCCGGCAAACAGATCGACATCCTGGTCTACGCCGCTGTCTTCCTCCACGAGGCGTATCCCCGTCTGAACGAGCTTCTCCGCGAGAGAGCCGCCGACGGCTGCACCGTGCGGATTGCCATCGGAGACCCGGAGAGCGAGAACGTGCAGCAGCGGGGCCGTGAGGAACAGTTCGGGCACGGCATCGAGACGCGATGCAGTCTCGCCCTCATGCATTACCGGCCGTTGCGTCAGGTACCGGGCATCGAGATCCGGACTCATGGCACGACCCTCTACAACTCCCTGTACCGGGCCGATGACCAGCTACTGGTCAACGCACACGTCTGGGGCGTAAACGCCTACGCCGCTCCCATATGGCACCTCCGCCGCAGTGGAGCGGGAGGAACCTTCCACACCTACGCTCAGAGCTTCGACGCTGTCTGGTCCACAGCGACCCCGGTTCCTGAGGAGTGA
- a CDS encoding ABC-F family ATP-binding cassette domain-containing protein produces the protein MRERASSTLPAPVSGAPGRAQLTVRDVSKAYGLRPVLDQVSFTVRPGERAAVIGENGSGKSTLLRLIAGEEAPDSGEITAVAPGGTGHLAQTLDRTFPGLGPDHTVRDTVDAALAGLRELERRLRAAEERLGADPGAAELTAYGDLLTAFEERGGYAADARVDAALHGLGVGSLGRDRTLGTLSGGERSRLALACVLAAGPELLLLDEPTNHLDRRAVEWLEDRLRAHRGTVVAVTHDRAFLEGVATTVLEVDRDTRSVRRYGDGWAGYRTAKAAARRRRQQEYEEYLDELARTEEQVAAAGHRLATTGKDPAQGFGKHRRSHEAKLSGQVRAARQRLERLRREPVQAPPEPLRFRATPTTPTTPAASAGPVPAASASADSVPAAPRGPVAELTDVVVAGRLRIAALRVESGGRLLVTGPNGAGKTTLLRVLAGELRPDGGTVHHPGRVRVGYLPQELPPTPARRPEPLLSAYAAGRPGHPDEYEDELLGLGLFRSGDLAVPVGALSIGQQRRLALARLVVRPADLLVLDEPTNHVALSLVEELEEALGRYEGAVVAVSHDRRFRGGFGGRRLELRSGCPAD, from the coding sequence ATGCGCGAACGCGCTTCATCCACCCTGCCCGCTCCCGTCTCCGGGGCGCCCGGGCGCGCCCAGCTGACCGTCCGGGACGTGTCCAAGGCGTACGGCCTCCGGCCCGTCCTCGATCAGGTGTCCTTCACCGTCCGCCCGGGCGAACGCGCGGCCGTCATCGGCGAGAACGGCTCCGGGAAGTCCACCCTGCTCCGGCTGATCGCGGGCGAGGAAGCCCCCGACAGCGGGGAGATCACCGCCGTGGCGCCCGGTGGAACCGGGCATCTCGCCCAGACACTCGACCGCACCTTCCCCGGTCTCGGCCCGGACCACACCGTCCGGGACACCGTCGACGCGGCCCTCGCCGGACTGCGGGAGCTGGAGCGGCGGCTCCGCGCGGCCGAGGAGCGGCTCGGCGCCGATCCCGGCGCGGCGGAGCTGACCGCGTACGGCGATCTGCTCACCGCCTTCGAGGAGCGCGGCGGCTACGCGGCCGACGCCCGCGTCGACGCGGCCCTGCACGGCCTCGGCGTCGGCTCCCTCGGCCGCGACCGGACACTCGGCACCCTGTCCGGCGGCGAGCGGTCCCGGCTCGCGCTCGCCTGTGTCCTCGCGGCGGGGCCCGAGCTGCTGCTGCTCGACGAGCCGACGAACCATCTCGACCGGCGGGCCGTGGAGTGGCTGGAGGACCGGCTGCGGGCGCACCGCGGCACGGTCGTCGCGGTCACCCATGACCGGGCGTTCCTCGAAGGGGTCGCCACGACCGTGCTGGAGGTCGACCGGGACACCCGGTCGGTGCGCCGTTACGGGGACGGCTGGGCGGGCTACCGCACGGCGAAGGCGGCGGCCCGGCGGCGCCGGCAGCAGGAGTACGAGGAGTATCTCGACGAGCTGGCCCGTACGGAGGAGCAGGTGGCGGCGGCCGGTCACCGGCTGGCGACGACCGGGAAGGACCCGGCCCAGGGCTTCGGCAAGCACCGCCGATCGCACGAGGCCAAACTGTCGGGTCAGGTGCGGGCGGCCCGGCAGCGGCTGGAGAGACTGCGCCGCGAACCGGTGCAGGCCCCGCCGGAGCCCCTGCGTTTCCGGGCCACGCCGACGACCCCGACGACCCCGGCGGCCTCGGCGGGCCCGGTCCCGGCGGCCTCCGCGTCAGCGGATTCGGTGCCCGCCGCGCCCCGCGGTCCCGTCGCCGAGCTGACCGATGTCGTCGTCGCCGGGCGGCTGCGGATCGCCGCGCTCCGCGTCGAGTCCGGCGGCCGGCTCCTGGTGACCGGTCCGAACGGAGCCGGGAAGACGACCCTGCTCCGGGTCCTCGCCGGGGAGCTGCGGCCGGACGGCGGCACCGTGCACCACCCCGGCCGGGTCCGGGTCGGGTATCTGCCGCAGGAGCTGCCGCCCACCCCGGCCAGGCGGCCGGAACCACTGCTCAGCGCCTATGCGGCGGGCCGGCCGGGCCATCCGGACGAGTACGAGGACGAACTGCTGGGCCTGGGGCTCTTCCGGTCCGGCGATCTGGCGGTGCCGGTCGGCGCGCTCTCCATCGGGCAGCAGCGGCGGCTCGCGCTGGCGCGGCTGGTGGTGCGCCCGGCCGATCTCCTGGTCCTCGACGAACCGACGAACCATGTGGCTCTGAGCCTGGTCGAGGAGTTGGAGGAGGCGCTGGGCCGGTACGAGGGCGCGGTGGTCGCGGTCTCCCACGACCGGCGGTTCCGCGGCGGTTTCGGGGGGCGGCGCCTGGAGCTGCGGTCCGGGTGCCCGGCGGACTGA
- a CDS encoding NUDIX domain-containing protein, producing MSRTEYYDDPDAPEPNSLVVAASAVVTDDDGRILLQRRRDSGLWALPGGGMEMTDSLPGTAVREVAEETGLEVEITGLVGTYTDPRHVIVYSDGEVRRQFNICFTARVTGGELAISDESTELRFIAPEDLEDLPMHHTQQLRVQHFLEHRERPYLG from the coding sequence TTGTCCCGCACGGAGTACTACGACGATCCCGATGCCCCCGAGCCCAACAGTTTGGTCGTGGCGGCCTCTGCCGTGGTGACCGACGACGATGGACGGATCCTGCTCCAGCGCCGCCGGGACAGCGGACTTTGGGCCCTGCCCGGTGGCGGGATGGAGATGACCGACTCCCTGCCCGGCACGGCCGTCCGTGAGGTTGCGGAAGAGACCGGGTTGGAGGTCGAGATCACCGGCCTTGTCGGTACGTACACCGACCCGCGTCACGTGATCGTCTACAGCGACGGAGAGGTCCGCAGGCAGTTCAACATCTGTTTCACCGCCCGGGTGACGGGCGGTGAACTCGCCATCTCGGACGAGTCCACCGAACTGCGGTTCATCGCGCCCGAGGACCTTGAGGACCTCCCCATGCACCACACCCAGCAGCTCCGTGTCCAGCACTTCTTGGAGCACCGGGAGCGGCCTTACCTGGGCTGA
- a CDS encoding DUF1059 domain-containing protein, protein MTRKVADCRKYPSESGCTLSIAGEEDEVVRAATEHAVSVHGHDDSPELRQQIRGLLEDERVPA, encoded by the coding sequence ATGACCAGGAAAGTCGCCGACTGCCGCAAGTACCCGAGTGAGTCGGGCTGCACGCTGTCCATAGCCGGTGAGGAGGACGAGGTCGTACGGGCGGCCACCGAACACGCGGTCTCCGTGCACGGCCACGACGACTCCCCCGAGCTGCGGCAGCAGATCCGCGGCCTGCTGGAGGACGAGAGGGTCCCCGCTTAG
- the msrA gene encoding peptide-methionine (S)-S-oxide reductase MsrA, with protein MFLSRRAPVLPTPEEALPGRPSPAFSVPDRHTVLGNALLGPYPEGLEVADFALGCFWGAERKFWQTPGVWTTLVGYQGGHTPNPSYEEACSGHTGHTEAVRVVFDPSVVSYEQLLKLFWESHDPTQGFRQGNDVGTQYRSAVYTHSPAQAATAAASREAYQKVLTGSGYGTITTEILPAEGRPFYPAEAYHQQYLDKNPAGYCGIGGTGVSCPVGVTPAPETEEK; from the coding sequence ATGTTCCTGTCCCGTCGCGCCCCCGTCCTCCCCACCCCCGAGGAGGCCCTGCCGGGCCGCCCCTCCCCCGCCTTCTCCGTCCCCGACCGCCACACGGTCCTGGGGAACGCCCTGCTGGGCCCGTATCCGGAGGGGCTGGAGGTCGCGGACTTCGCCCTGGGCTGTTTCTGGGGCGCGGAGCGGAAGTTCTGGCAGACCCCCGGCGTCTGGACCACCCTCGTCGGCTACCAGGGCGGTCATACCCCGAACCCCTCCTACGAGGAGGCGTGCTCCGGCCATACCGGCCACACCGAGGCGGTCCGCGTGGTCTTCGACCCGTCGGTCGTCTCGTACGAGCAGCTTCTGAAGCTCTTCTGGGAGTCCCACGACCCCACCCAGGGCTTCCGCCAGGGCAATGACGTCGGCACCCAGTACCGCTCCGCGGTCTACACCCACTCCCCGGCCCAGGCGGCGACCGCGGCGGCCTCCCGCGAGGCGTACCAGAAGGTCCTCACCGGCTCCGGCTACGGGACGATCACCACGGAGATCCTCCCGGCGGAAGGCCGCCCGTTCTATCCGGCCGAGGCATATCACCAGCAATATCTCGACAAAAACCCGGCGGGTTACTGCGGCATCGGCGGCACGGGCGTGAGCTGCCCGGTGGGCGTGACACCGGCCCCGGAGACCGAGGAGAAGTAG
- a CDS encoding S8 family peptidase: MRSHVRRSLSIAVAVTAGMALTVGAGAVPGGGETGGKGTGKGQSRGGVSHSVVLVTGDRVLVGPGGQVVGVQRAEGREGMTFRTRRDGRSVYVVPHDAERLIAAGKVDRKLFDITTLSTPESRRAYRDGVKVIVAYGGSAAAAAKAEVRTSGGAKARKALPAAGAEALTAAPGRATALWKALTDTAADGRVTATAGVRKIWLDGVVKASLDRTTKQIGAPAAWDRRYDGTGVRIAVLDTGIDGSHPDLAGKVVAERNFSSAADAGDRNGHGTHVASTAAGTGAKSGGTHKGVAPGAQLINGKVLDDFGSGTWSEIMAGIDWAVAQGADVVNMSLGGSDSPGVDPVEALVDKYTVEKGVLFAIAAGNAGSGAYTVGTPGTATGALTVGAVDDNDEIAFFSSRGPRFGDGGIKPDVTAPGVAVTAAAATGTVPGSPPGYTNMDGTSMAAPHAAGAAALLKQRHPDWAGARIKAALTSSAKPGPYDVFTQGSGRIAVDRAVTQPVVAEPASVSLGTHQWPHDDAAPATERLTYRNSGTADITFDIALAGAKGPGAAPVPAGLFSLGAQRITVPAGGTATLDVTADIRVPGTTDGIYQATVVATGDDGRTVVRTATAVNREPESYNVTVRALGRDGAPDPNAAVGLQGIDGEAGGAYIPVDLSAGERTVRLPKGRYTLSGTSFTANASDGVDLMVQPLLELTGNTTAVLDARTTKPINVTVPDSRAQQGAGAVQYLLTKGSSRVLGLTMVPDLKTLRTAHVGPAVTGGSLAYSVHSTWKRTGTDYNTVLYSKGVRFPTGATKHYRKADFARIDAGFGASVPGKSGIFFSFGRPADPIFWGFAADSVQPAQTRRNSFVSTTQGSRWEMEYQQSSNPDDWESMESAHASAASSSFKAGKTYRIDFNTAAHGPSVGEYWGVFRENDTLWSHLPLFSDGHGNHAVEAAYASARTTLHRGSTLIGRFDQLPNGLELATVPGKSTEYTLRATATRAPGVTRVGTRVDGSWTFRSARPAADVFQQLPLSTVRFTPAVALDSTAPAGRTQSFPVTVQGPAAGKNLKTLTVQISYDSGKKWRKVTVKNGKITVKNPAKGKGISIQAFLADKKGNKASVRILNAYLGK, from the coding sequence ATGCGCAGTCACGTCAGAAGATCACTGAGTATCGCCGTGGCCGTTACGGCGGGCATGGCACTCACCGTGGGGGCAGGCGCCGTTCCGGGCGGCGGGGAAACGGGCGGGAAGGGGACGGGCAAGGGTCAGTCCCGGGGCGGGGTGTCGCACTCCGTCGTGCTCGTCACCGGGGACCGGGTGCTCGTCGGGCCGGGCGGGCAGGTCGTCGGGGTCCAGCGGGCCGAGGGGCGGGAGGGGATGACCTTCCGGACCCGGCGCGACGGGCGGAGCGTCTATGTCGTCCCGCATGACGCGGAGCGGCTCATCGCCGCCGGGAAAGTGGACCGGAAGCTGTTCGACATCACCACGCTGAGCACTCCGGAGAGCCGCCGGGCCTACCGCGACGGTGTGAAGGTCATCGTCGCGTACGGGGGTTCGGCCGCCGCGGCCGCGAAGGCGGAGGTCCGGACCTCGGGTGGCGCGAAGGCCCGCAAGGCCCTGCCCGCCGCGGGCGCCGAGGCGCTCACCGCGGCGCCCGGACGGGCCACGGCACTGTGGAAGGCGCTGACCGACACCGCGGCGGACGGCCGGGTCACCGCCACCGCGGGCGTACGGAAGATCTGGCTGGACGGGGTCGTCAAGGCCAGCCTGGACCGGACGACGAAGCAGATCGGCGCGCCCGCCGCCTGGGACCGCCGGTACGACGGCACCGGGGTGAGGATCGCGGTGCTGGACACCGGTATCGACGGAAGCCACCCCGACCTCGCGGGCAAGGTCGTCGCCGAGCGGAACTTCTCCTCCGCCGCCGACGCCGGGGACCGCAACGGGCACGGCACCCATGTGGCGTCCACCGCGGCGGGCACGGGAGCGAAGTCGGGCGGGACACACAAGGGCGTGGCGCCCGGCGCCCAGCTGATCAACGGCAAGGTCCTCGACGACTTCGGCAGCGGCACCTGGTCCGAGATCATGGCCGGGATCGACTGGGCGGTGGCCCAGGGCGCCGATGTCGTCAATATGAGCCTCGGCGGAAGCGACAGCCCCGGCGTCGACCCGGTGGAAGCGCTGGTCGACAAGTACACCGTGGAGAAGGGTGTGCTCTTCGCCATCGCCGCGGGCAACGCGGGTTCGGGCGCATACACCGTCGGCACGCCGGGTACCGCCACGGGCGCCCTCACCGTCGGAGCGGTCGACGACAACGACGAGATCGCCTTCTTCTCCAGCCGCGGCCCCCGGTTCGGCGACGGCGGTATCAAGCCGGATGTCACCGCCCCGGGCGTGGCCGTCACCGCGGCGGCCGCCACCGGCACCGTACCCGGGAGCCCGCCCGGCTATACGAATATGGACGGGACGTCCATGGCGGCCCCGCACGCGGCGGGCGCGGCGGCTCTCCTCAAGCAGCGGCACCCCGACTGGGCGGGGGCCCGTATCAAGGCCGCCCTGACGAGTTCGGCGAAGCCCGGACCGTACGACGTCTTCACCCAGGGCTCCGGCCGGATAGCCGTCGACCGGGCCGTGACCCAGCCCGTCGTCGCCGAGCCGGCGTCGGTCTCCCTCGGTACCCACCAGTGGCCCCACGACGACGCGGCGCCCGCGACCGAGCGGCTGACGTACCGCAACAGCGGGACGGCCGACATCACCTTCGATATCGCGCTGGCCGGGGCGAAGGGACCCGGTGCCGCGCCCGTTCCGGCCGGTCTGTTCAGCCTCGGCGCCCAGCGGATCACCGTCCCCGCGGGCGGCACCGCGACGCTCGACGTGACCGCCGACATCCGGGTGCCCGGCACCACCGACGGCATCTACCAGGCCACCGTCGTGGCCACCGGTGACGACGGCCGCACCGTGGTCCGTACCGCCACCGCCGTGAACCGTGAGCCGGAGTCGTACAACGTCACCGTCCGGGCCCTCGGCCGCGACGGCGCTCCCGATCCGAACGCCGCGGTCGGCCTCCAGGGCATCGACGGCGAGGCGGGCGGCGCCTATATCCCGGTCGACCTCTCGGCGGGAGAGCGGACCGTACGGCTGCCCAAGGGCCGGTACACGCTCAGCGGCACCTCCTTCACCGCCAACGCGTCCGACGGGGTGGACCTGATGGTCCAGCCGCTGCTGGAGCTGACCGGGAACACCACCGCGGTCCTCGACGCCCGGACGACCAAGCCGATCAATGTCACCGTCCCCGACTCCCGGGCCCAACAGGGCGCCGGCGCGGTGCAGTATCTGCTGACCAAGGGCTCCAGCCGGGTCCTCGGCCTCACCATGGTGCCGGACCTCAAAACGCTGCGGACCGCGCACGTGGGCCCCGCCGTGACCGGCGGCAGCCTGGCGTACTCCGTACACAGCACCTGGAAGAGGACCGGTACCGACTACAACACCGTGCTCTACAGCAAGGGCGTCCGCTTCCCGACCGGTGCCACCAAGCACTACCGGAAGGCCGACTTCGCCCGGATCGACGCCGGATTCGGCGCCTCCGTCCCCGGCAAGTCGGGCATCTTCTTCAGCTTCGGCAGGCCCGCCGACCCGATCTTCTGGGGCTTCGCCGCGGACTCCGTCCAGCCCGCGCAAACCCGCCGGAACAGCTTTGTCTCCACAACCCAGGGCAGCCGGTGGGAGATGGAGTACCAGCAGTCGTCGAACCCGGACGACTGGGAGAGCATGGAGTCGGCCCACGCCTCCGCGGCCTCCTCCTCGTTCAAGGCGGGCAAGACCTACCGGATCGACTTCAACACCGCCGCGCATGGACCGTCGGTGGGCGAGTACTGGGGTGTCTTCCGGGAGAACGACACCCTCTGGAGCCATCTGCCGCTGTTCTCCGACGGCCACGGCAACCACGCCGTCGAGGCGGCGTACGCCTCGGCCCGGACCACACTCCACCGCGGATCGACCCTCATCGGCCGGTTCGACCAGCTGCCGAACGGCCTCGAACTGGCCACCGTGCCCGGCAAGTCGACGGAGTACACCCTGAGGGCGACCGCGACCAGGGCCCCCGGTGTCACCAGGGTGGGAACCAGGGTCGACGGGTCGTGGACGTTCCGTTCGGCACGGCCCGCCGCGGACGTCTTCCAGCAACTGCCGCTCTCCACGGTCCGGTTCACCCCGGCCGTGGCACTGGACTCCACCGCCCCGGCCGGACGGACCCAGAGCTTCCCGGTCACCGTCCAGGGTCCGGCCGCCGGGAAGAACCTCAAGACACTGACCGTGCAGATCTCCTACGACTCCGGGAAGAAGTGGCGGAAGGTCACCGTGAAGAACGGAAAGATCACGGTGAAGAACCCCGCCAAGGGCAAGGGCATCTCGATTCAGGCCTTCCTCGCCGACAAGAAGGGAAACAAGGCGTCGGTGCGGATTCTGAACGCCTATCTGGGGAAGTGA
- a CDS encoding cystathionine gamma-synthase, with amino-acid sequence MSDDQHSHHHLETLAIHAGNTADPLTGAVVPPIYQVSTYKQDGVGGLRGGYEYSRSANPTRTALETNLAALEGGRRGLAFASGLAAEDCLLRTLLSPGDHVVIPNDAYGGTFRLFAKVVARWGVEWSVADTSDPASVRAAITPKTKVVWVETPSNPLLGITDIAAVAGIAHQAGARLVVDNTFASPYLQQPLALGADVVVHSLTKYMGGHSDVVGGALVAADEALGEELAFHQNAMGAVAGPFDSWLVLRGIKTLPVRMDRHSENAGRIADMLTRHPKVTAVLYPGLPDHPGHETAAKQMKAFGGMISFRVAGGERAAVEVCDRARLFTLGESLGGVESLIEHPGLMTHASVAGSALEVPADLVRLSVGIEAVDDLLADLQQALG; translated from the coding sequence ATGAGCGACGACCAGCACAGCCACCACCATCTCGAAACCCTCGCCATCCACGCGGGCAACACCGCCGACCCGCTGACCGGCGCGGTCGTGCCGCCGATCTACCAGGTGTCGACGTACAAGCAGGACGGCGTCGGCGGTCTGCGCGGTGGTTACGAGTACAGCCGCAGCGCCAATCCGACACGGACGGCGCTGGAGACCAACCTCGCCGCGCTGGAGGGCGGCCGCCGGGGGCTCGCCTTCGCCTCCGGTCTGGCCGCCGAGGACTGCCTGCTGCGCACCCTGCTGTCGCCCGGCGACCATGTGGTGATCCCGAACGACGCCTACGGGGGCACGTTCCGGCTGTTCGCCAAGGTCGTCGCGCGCTGGGGCGTGGAGTGGTCCGTGGCCGACACCTCCGATCCGGCTTCCGTGCGGGCCGCGATCACCCCGAAGACCAAGGTGGTCTGGGTGGAGACCCCGTCCAATCCGCTGCTCGGCATCACCGATATCGCCGCCGTCGCCGGGATCGCCCATCAGGCGGGCGCCCGGCTCGTCGTGGACAACACCTTCGCCAGCCCCTATCTCCAGCAGCCCCTCGCGCTCGGCGCGGATGTCGTCGTCCACTCCCTGACGAAGTACATGGGCGGTCACTCGGACGTGGTCGGCGGCGCCCTGGTCGCCGCCGACGAGGCCCTGGGCGAGGAGCTGGCCTTCCACCAGAACGCCATGGGCGCGGTGGCCGGCCCCTTCGACTCGTGGCTGGTGCTGCGGGGCATCAAGACGCTGCCCGTCCGGATGGACCGGCACAGCGAGAACGCGGGCCGGATCGCCGACATGCTCACCCGCCACCCCAAGGTGACCGCGGTGCTGTATCCCGGGCTGCCGGACCACCCCGGGCACGAGACCGCCGCGAAGCAGATGAAGGCCTTCGGCGGAATGATCTCCTTCCGGGTCGCGGGCGGCGAGCGGGCGGCCGTCGAGGTCTGCGACCGTGCCCGGCTCTTCACGCTCGGTGAGTCCCTCGGCGGGGTCGAATCACTGATCGAGCACCCGGGTCTGATGACCCATGCCTCGGTGGCCGGATCGGCGCTGGAGGTGCCCGCGGATCTGGTGCGGCTCTCCGTCGGTATCGAGGCCGTCGACGATCTGCTCGCCGATCTCCAGCAGGCGCTCGGCTGA
- a CDS encoding DUF3885 domain-containing protein has translation MTGPSADPAHERLTRLWRDRAPAGPVLPYELKTAYADRWVRFHSLPESKRYPEDEAEYAVLLDRYNTVLDELFAGGDVYVVTTDWAPLSELVEWSDERADLHPEGTLWTTLDKTADPDPDFHTRWYFYADRRPWRRGCLDPLLRAAADDALPGIFVTDPGLTRIHHPYDGGADVVLPTPGERDRLRDRHSAWLSGHPSGY, from the coding sequence GTGACCGGCCCATCCGCCGACCCCGCGCATGAGCGGCTGACGCGGCTCTGGCGGGACCGGGCGCCCGCCGGGCCGGTGCTGCCGTACGAGCTGAAGACGGCGTACGCCGACCGGTGGGTGCGCTTCCACAGCCTGCCGGAGTCCAAGCGCTACCCGGAGGACGAGGCCGAGTACGCGGTGCTTCTCGACCGCTACAACACGGTCCTCGACGAACTCTTCGCGGGCGGCGATGTGTATGTGGTGACCACCGACTGGGCCCCTCTTTCCGAGCTGGTGGAGTGGTCGGACGAGCGGGCCGATCTCCACCCGGAAGGCACACTGTGGACCACCCTGGACAAGACCGCCGATCCTGATCCGGACTTCCACACCCGCTGGTACTTCTACGCCGACCGCCGCCCCTGGCGCCGCGGTTGTCTCGACCCGCTGCTCCGCGCCGCCGCGGACGACGCTCTGCCCGGCATTTTTGTGACGGACCCCGGGCTCACCCGTATCCACCACCCGTACGACGGCGGCGCCGATGTCGTACTCCCCACCCCCGGGGAACGGGACCGGCTGCGCGACCGGCACTCCGCCTGGCTGTCCGGGCACCCTTCGGGCTACTGA